From one Stigmatopora nigra isolate UIUO_SnigA chromosome 8, RoL_Snig_1.1, whole genome shotgun sequence genomic stretch:
- the srpra gene encoding signal recognition particle receptor subunit alpha, producing the protein MLDFFTIFSKGGIVLWCFQGTGVTESFTGPVNALIRSVILQERSGNNLFTHEALNLKYKLDNEFELIFVVGFQKILTLTYVDKLIDDIQLHFRDRYKNELDRKGVMKYLNHSFEFEDDFKLLLSEAEQSSKARSPAPMRSFKESEKSQKTVKSMIEIKGADKEKEQVAKKSKNTKKEELVKSDQGKGTSSASKLVSNGNQGLTSEEIMQKKREEFFRKRSAGPAEKVSKSPKPQKPREKQMRVWDMGGNSTKELDYSDRNGENSPDGDQSQDAPADPGMQLSSMKGDLLSVECDSSEEEEEEEEEEEQKEERVVASATVKNSAKKSGGFGGMFGMLKGLVGSKSLNIEDMGPALEKMKDHLIAKNVAAEIASQLCDSVAKKLEGKVMGTFTTVASTVKQALQESLVQILQPKRRVDILRDVMESQTQRRPFVITFCGVNGVGKSTNLAKISFWLVENNFTVLIAACDTFRAGAVEQLRTHQRRLNSLHPPKKHAGRTMVQLYEKGYGKDAAGIAMEAIAYARNQAFDVVLVDTAGRMQDNAPLMTALAKLIAVNMPDLVLFVGEALVGNEAVDQLVKFNQALADNSMSDKPRLIDGIVLTKFDTIDDKVGAAISMTYITGQPIVFVGTGQTYNDLRSLNARAVVSALMKA; encoded by the exons ATGCTCGATTTCTTCACCATCTTCAGCAAAGGGGGGATAGTGTTATGGTGCTTTCAGGGAACCGGGGTCACCGAGTCATTTACCGGTCCGGTCAACGCCCTTATACGCTCCGTAATTCTGCAG GAGCGCAGTGGGAACAATTTGTTCACTCATGAAGCCCTGAATCTAAAGTATAAACTGGACAACGAGTTTGAGTTGATTTTTGTG GTGGGTTTTCAAAAGATCCTGACGTTGACCTATGTGGACAAGCTCATAGATGACATCCAGCTGCATTTTAGGGACCGGTACAAGAATGAATTGGACCGCAAGGGTGTGATGAAGTATCTCAATCACAGCTTTGAGTTTGAGGATGACTTCAAATTACTTCTTag cgAGGCAGAACAAAGCAGCAAAGCTCGAAGCCCCGCACCCATGCGCTCTTTTAAAGAGTCTGAAAAGTCCCAAAAAACTGTGAAGTCCATGATAGAAATAAAAGGTGCAGACAAGGAAAAGGAACAGGTTGCCAAGAAGAGCAAGAATACAAAAAAGGAAG AACTTGTCAAATCAGATCAGGGTAAAGGCACATCCTCTGCTTCTAAGCTGGTTTCAAACGGAAACCAAGGCCTTACTTCTGAAGAGATCATGCAGAAAAAGAGAGAGGAGTTCTTTCGCAAGCGTTCAGCTGGACCTGCTGAAAAAGTCAG TAAGTCTCCAAAGCCTCAAAAGCCCAGAGAGAAGCAGATGCGtgtttgggatatgggaggtaACAGCACCAAGGAGTTGGACTACAGTGATAGGAATGGAGAGAATTCTCCTGATGGTGACCAAAGTCAGGATGCACCTGCTGATCCT GGGATGCAGCTTAGCTCCATGAAGGGAGATTTGCTGTCTGTGGAATGTGATTCcagtgaggaagaagaggaagaagaggaggaggaggagcagaaaGAGGAGAGGGTGGTTGCCAGTGCCACAGTCAAAAATAG TGCCAAGAAGAGTGGGGGTTTTGGGGGCATGTTTGGCATGCTGAAAGGCCTGGTGGGCTCCAAGAGTCTGAACATAGAGGATATGGGACCAGCTTTGGAGAAGATGAAGGACCACCTCATTG caAAGAATGTAGCAGCGGAAATCGCCTCACAGCTTTGTGATTCTGTAGCCAAAAAACTGGAAGGCAAAGTCATGGGCACCTTCACCA CTGTTGCCTCAACAGTAAAGCAGGCCCTGCAAGAATCGCTGGTGCAGATTCTGCAGCCTAAGCGCAGGGTGGATATCCTGAGAGATGTCATGGAGTCTCAGACTCAGAGGAGACCTTTCGTTATTACTTTTTGTGGTGTCAATGGGGTTGGAAAGTCTACCAACCTAGCAAAG ATCTCATTCTGGTTAGTCGAGAACAATTTTACGGTGCTTATCGCAGCGTGCGACACATTCCGCGCCGGGGCGGTGGAGCAGTTGCGAACCCACCAGCGGCGCCTTAACTCGCTGCACCCGCCAAAAAAGCATGCGGGACGAACCATGGTCCAGCTCTATGAGAAGGGTTATGGGAAGGATGCTGCTGGAATTGCAATGGAAGCCATTGCATATG CTCGCAACCAGGCTTTCGATGTGGTGCTGGTTGACACTGCAGGGCGTATGCAGGACAATGCCCCCCTAATGACAGCACTGGCAAAACTCATTGCTGTTAATATGCCTGACCTTGTGCTATTTGTCGGAGAGGCTCTGGTAGGCAATGAGGCCGTCGATCAATTG GTAAAGTTCAACCAGGCTCTGGCTGACAATTCTATGTCTGACAAACCTCGCCTCATTGATGGTATTGTCCTTACTAAGTTTGACACCATTGATGACAAG